Proteins from a single region of Mucilaginibacter daejeonensis:
- a CDS encoding four helix bundle protein: MHNFKELKVWKAGIEVSKIVFELTRNFPTDERFGLISQMTRAAVSIPSNIAEGCGRRSAKEFSQFLSVSLGSAFELETHIILAKEFNYISDGQLLSLTSKITEVQKMLSGLQKNLAT; this comes from the coding sequence ATGCATAATTTCAAGGAACTTAAAGTTTGGAAGGCTGGAATAGAGGTAAGTAAGATCGTATTCGAGCTAACCCGGAACTTTCCGACCGACGAACGCTTTGGCTTGATATCGCAAATGACACGGGCCGCGGTCTCGATACCATCCAATATCGCCGAAGGTTGTGGAAGACGTTCAGCTAAAGAGTTCTCTCAATTTCTGTCAGTTTCGTTAGGTTCTGCGTTCGAATTGGAGACTCACATCATCCTTGCTAAAGAATTTAATTACATCTCCGATGGGCAGCTTTTAAGCCTTACAAGTAAGATCACAGAAGTCCAAAAAATGTTAAGTGGCTTGCAGAAGAATCTTGCTACTTGA
- the metH gene encoding methionine synthase: MDIREQLQKRILVIDGAMGTMIQRYQLTEEDFRGERFKDHPSDLKGNNDLLNITRPDVIKAIHAEYLDAGADIIETNTFSTQRISLADYHMEELGYELSFEGARLAREVADIYTKKNPEKPRFVAGAVGPTNRTSSLSPDVNDPGYRAVTFDDLAEAYYEQIRGLVDGGSHLLLIETIFDTLNAKAALFAAQRYAEESGKNLPIMISGTITDASGRTLSGQTVEAFWNSIRHANLLSVGLNCALGAREMRPYLEELSNKADVYISAYPNAGLPNEFGAYDETPHETAHQVDDFIKAGIVNIVGGCCGTTPDHIKCIADKAAKYPPRQLPEVESYMRLSGLEAINITPLTNFVNVGERTNITGSPKFSKLILAENYEEALTVARQQVEGGAQVIDINMDEGMIDSEAVMVKFLNLVASEPDIAKLPIMVDSSKWTVIEAGLKCLQGKGIVNSISLKEGEEKFKEHARKILSYGAATVVMAFDEQGQADNYERRIEICKRSYDILVNEIGFPPQDIIFDPNILTVATGLEEHNNYAVDFIEATRWIKQNLPHAKVSGGVSNISFSFRGNNVVREAMHSAFLYHAIQAGMDMGIVNAGMLEVYEEIPKDLLERVEDVLLNRRPDATERLVEFAETVKAKGKEIVKDEAWRNEPVQKRLSHALVKGIVEYIDSDVEEARQQYARPLEVIEGPLMDGMNIVGDLFGAGKMFLPQVVKSARVMKKAVAYLLPYIEAEKAKNATPGERSNAGKVLLATVKGDVHDIGKNIVGVVLACNNFEIIDLGVMVPAQRIIEEAKKQNVDIIGLSGLITPSLDEMVHFAKEMEREGFTMPLIVGGATTSRIHAAVKIAPNYSGAAIHVLDASRSVTVCSALMNKATRDEYINGIKSEYEKAREAHLNKRSDKRFLSLEEARALRYQIDLSTVAPKPTVTGTKVFEAFPLKELVPYIDWTPFFHTWELRGSYPKIFDDKNVGVEARKLFDDAQEMLNKVISENLLQANGVIGFWPANSVGDDIELYTDESRTQLLTRIHTLRQQAEKAKGEPHYALADFIAPKESGIADHFGGFAVTTGLGCDELVAQYEADHDDYNSIMVKAIADRLAEAFAEKMHELVRRQYWGYAHDEQLSNEELIKEQYQGIRPAPGYPACPEHTEKVTLFDLLKAEDNAHMHLTESMAMLPTASVSGFYFAHPQSRYFGLGKIGKDQIEDYAHRKNMSVETVERWLGPNLNY; this comes from the coding sequence ATGGACATTAGAGAACAATTACAGAAACGCATACTGGTGATCGATGGCGCCATGGGTACCATGATACAGCGCTATCAGCTCACCGAAGAGGATTTTAGAGGGGAGCGTTTTAAGGATCACCCGAGCGATCTGAAAGGGAATAACGACCTGCTCAATATCACTCGCCCGGATGTCATCAAGGCCATCCATGCCGAGTATCTGGATGCCGGTGCTGATATCATCGAGACGAATACCTTTAGTACCCAGCGCATATCACTGGCCGACTACCATATGGAGGAGCTGGGCTACGAGCTGAGCTTTGAAGGTGCGCGCCTGGCCCGCGAAGTGGCCGACATCTATACCAAAAAGAACCCGGAAAAACCGCGCTTTGTGGCCGGTGCGGTAGGCCCTACTAACCGTACGTCGTCGCTATCGCCCGATGTGAACGATCCGGGTTACCGTGCCGTTACTTTTGATGACCTGGCCGAAGCTTATTATGAGCAGATCCGCGGCCTGGTGGATGGCGGCTCACACCTGTTGCTCATCGAGACCATTTTTGATACCCTGAACGCCAAAGCAGCATTATTTGCTGCACAACGATATGCCGAAGAAAGCGGCAAGAATCTGCCGATCATGATATCGGGTACCATTACCGATGCGTCGGGTCGTACCCTTTCAGGCCAAACGGTAGAGGCATTCTGGAACTCGATACGTCATGCCAACCTTTTATCGGTGGGGTTGAACTGCGCCTTAGGCGCCCGTGAGATGCGTCCTTATTTGGAGGAACTATCCAACAAAGCTGATGTATATATCTCCGCTTATCCCAACGCAGGATTACCTAACGAATTTGGCGCTTATGATGAGACCCCGCATGAAACTGCCCACCAGGTAGATGATTTTATCAAGGCTGGCATCGTGAACATCGTTGGCGGTTGCTGCGGTACCACGCCCGATCACATCAAGTGCATTGCCGATAAAGCGGCTAAATACCCACCCCGCCAGTTGCCGGAGGTTGAAAGCTACATGCGCCTGAGTGGCTTGGAGGCGATCAATATTACGCCGCTTACCAACTTTGTGAACGTGGGCGAGCGTACCAACATAACCGGGTCGCCCAAATTCTCGAAACTGATACTGGCCGAAAATTATGAGGAAGCACTTACCGTTGCCCGCCAGCAGGTAGAGGGCGGTGCGCAGGTGATCGATATCAATATGGACGAAGGTATGATCGATTCGGAGGCGGTGATGGTCAAGTTCCTGAACCTGGTGGCCTCTGAACCTGATATCGCCAAATTGCCCATCATGGTCGATTCATCTAAATGGACGGTGATCGAGGCCGGGTTAAAATGCTTGCAGGGTAAGGGTATCGTTAACTCTATTTCGCTTAAAGAGGGCGAAGAAAAATTTAAGGAACATGCCCGCAAGATCTTAAGCTACGGTGCTGCCACCGTGGTGATGGCTTTTGACGAACAAGGCCAGGCCGACAATTACGAACGCCGGATCGAGATCTGCAAGCGCTCTTACGATATACTGGTGAACGAGATCGGTTTCCCTCCGCAGGATATCATTTTTGACCCTAACATCCTGACCGTGGCTACCGGTCTGGAAGAACATAACAATTATGCGGTAGACTTTATTGAGGCTACGCGCTGGATCAAACAGAACCTTCCGCATGCCAAGGTGAGCGGTGGGGTAAGTAATATCTCTTTTTCGTTCCGCGGTAATAACGTGGTACGCGAGGCCATGCACTCGGCCTTTTTATACCATGCCATCCAAGCCGGTATGGATATGGGCATCGTGAATGCCGGTATGCTGGAGGTTTATGAGGAGATACCAAAAGACCTACTCGAAAGGGTAGAGGACGTGCTGCTGAACCGCCGTCCCGATGCTACCGAGCGTTTGGTAGAGTTCGCCGAAACGGTGAAAGCCAAGGGTAAAGAGATCGTGAAGGATGAGGCCTGGCGTAACGAGCCGGTGCAAAAGCGCCTGTCGCACGCGTTGGTAAAAGGCATCGTTGAATATATCGATTCTGACGTAGAAGAGGCCCGCCAGCAATATGCGCGCCCGCTCGAGGTGATCGAGGGTCCGCTGATGGACGGCATGAACATCGTGGGCGACCTGTTCGGCGCCGGTAAGATGTTCCTGCCCCAAGTGGTAAAATCGGCCAGGGTAATGAAAAAGGCGGTAGCTTATTTGCTGCCTTACATTGAGGCCGAAAAAGCAAAGAACGCCACACCTGGCGAACGCAGCAATGCCGGTAAAGTGTTGTTGGCCACCGTTAAGGGAGATGTGCACGATATTGGTAAGAACATTGTAGGCGTGGTACTGGCCTGTAACAACTTCGAGATCATTGACCTTGGCGTGATGGTGCCTGCACAACGCATCATTGAAGAAGCGAAGAAACAAAACGTCGATATCATTGGCCTAAGTGGGCTCATCACTCCATCATTAGATGAGATGGTGCATTTTGCCAAGGAGATGGAGCGGGAAGGTTTCACCATGCCGCTGATCGTGGGTGGGGCCACTACCTCGCGCATTCACGCTGCGGTGAAGATCGCCCCTAATTATTCTGGCGCCGCCATACACGTACTGGATGCCTCGCGCAGTGTGACCGTGTGCAGTGCGCTCATGAACAAAGCCACGCGCGACGAATACATCAACGGTATCAAGTCCGAATACGAAAAGGCCCGCGAAGCGCATTTGAACAAGCGGTCTGACAAACGTTTCCTGAGCCTCGAAGAAGCACGCGCGCTACGCTATCAGATCGACCTCAGCACGGTCGCGCCAAAGCCGACCGTCACCGGAACAAAAGTTTTTGAAGCCTTTCCGTTAAAGGAATTGGTGCCTTATATCGACTGGACCCCATTCTTTCATACCTGGGAGCTGCGTGGCAGTTACCCCAAGATATTTGATGACAAGAACGTAGGCGTTGAGGCACGTAAGCTGTTCGATGATGCACAGGAGATGCTGAACAAAGTGATCAGCGAGAACCTGCTGCAGGCCAATGGGGTGATCGGCTTTTGGCCGGCCAACAGCGTGGGCGACGATATTGAACTTTATACCGACGAAAGCCGCACTCAACTGCTTACCCGCATCCACACCTTGCGCCAGCAAGCCGAAAAGGCCAAAGGCGAACCGCACTATGCTTTGGCCGACTTTATAGCGCCTAAAGAAAGTGGTATTGCCGATCATTTCGGCGGCTTTGCCGTGACCACCGGTTTGGGCTGCGATGAATTGGTAGCCCAGTACGAGGCCGACCACGACGATTACAATAGCATCATGGTGAAGGCTATTGCCGACCGTTTGGCCGAGGCCTTTGCCGAAAAGATGCACGAACTGGTACGTCGCCAATACTGGGGTTACGCCCACGATGAGCAACTGAGCAACGAGGAGCTGATCAAAGAGCAATACCAAGGCATTCGCCCGGCACCGGGCTATCCGGCTTGTCCGGAACATACCGAAAAGGTGACGCTATTTGATTTGTTGAAGGCCGAAGATAACGCACATATGCACCTGACCGAAAGCATGGCCATGTTGCCAACGGCATCCGTAAGCGGCTTCTATTTCGCTCACCCGCAGTCGCGCTACTTTGGTTTAGGCAAGATCGGCAAAGATCAGATCGAGGACTACGCCCACCGCAAGAACATGTCGGTAGAGACCGTAGAACGCTGGTTAGGACCGAATTTGAATTATTAG
- a CDS encoding helix-turn-helix transcriptional regulator, translating into MNRIDRISAILIHLQSRRLVKAQAIADRFGISLRTVYRDIRTLEEAGVPIIGEAGVGYSLADGYRLPPVAFTLEEAMAFITAEKLVEKLTDDTNSSSYRSAMYKVRAVLRNAEKDHLAGIDNSIEVMKGNRPAHLNQGLDPLQTLLNAIALKKVVSLTYFSYYRQQHSQRDVEPIGVFYLDRYWHLIAYCRAKQDHRDFRFDRMMDLKVTDECYTKEHPPLKDHLQRVYDRHELIPVVIRIDKASALYLGEQRYYMGYVSEVDRGDELEMTFMTMSLEGFARWYMMFADRAEILEPPALLDKVKGIAQKIFSKA; encoded by the coding sequence ATGAATCGCATCGATCGAATATCGGCCATTTTGATACACCTGCAATCACGCAGGCTGGTGAAGGCACAGGCCATTGCCGACCGCTTCGGGATCAGCTTGCGTACCGTGTACCGCGATATACGCACCTTGGAAGAAGCCGGCGTACCGATCATTGGCGAGGCTGGTGTGGGGTATTCCCTGGCTGATGGATACCGCTTGCCGCCGGTGGCCTTTACGCTGGAAGAGGCTATGGCCTTTATCACGGCCGAGAAGCTGGTAGAGAAACTGACCGATGATACCAACAGCAGCAGTTACCGCTCGGCCATGTATAAAGTAAGAGCCGTATTGCGTAACGCTGAGAAGGATCACCTGGCCGGTATCGACAACAGTATAGAGGTGATGAAAGGGAACAGGCCCGCGCACCTTAATCAGGGTTTAGATCCTTTGCAGACCTTGTTGAACGCCATAGCCTTAAAGAAGGTAGTATCGCTCACCTATTTTTCTTATTACCGGCAGCAGCATAGCCAGCGTGATGTGGAACCCATAGGCGTATTTTACCTGGACCGTTACTGGCACCTGATCGCTTATTGCCGCGCCAAGCAAGATCACCGTGATTTCAGATTCGATCGCATGATGGACCTCAAGGTGACCGATGAATGTTATACCAAAGAGCATCCGCCGTTAAAAGATCACTTGCAACGGGTGTACGACCGGCATGAACTGATACCGGTGGTGATCCGCATCGATAAGGCATCTGCGCTGTACCTGGGCGAGCAGCGCTACTACATGGGTTATGTTAGCGAAGTGGATAGGGGCGACGAACTGGAGATGACCTTCATGACCATGTCGTTAGAGGGTTTTGCGCGATGGTATATGATGTTCGCCGATAGGGCTGAGATACTGGAACCGCCTGCCCTGCTCGATAAGGTGAAAGGTATCGCCCAAAAAATATTTTCAAAAGCCTAA
- a CDS encoding DinB family protein, giving the protein MNIIEALLKELTNEGNNTRKMLERIPNEDHDWQPHPKSMTVRRLAAHIADLGNWIGMTVNSPGLDFATGEWKEEEFENTAGLLDYFERSLADGIAQLGKTTEEVLTETWTLQNGEHIIMVCTKYEMIRIVLAQMIHHRAQMGVYLRLLNIPIPGSYGPSADELEEMQKYQTA; this is encoded by the coding sequence ATGAACATTATCGAAGCACTTTTGAAAGAGTTGACCAACGAAGGCAATAACACCCGTAAAATGCTGGAGCGCATCCCTAACGAAGATCACGACTGGCAACCTCACCCTAAAAGCATGACCGTGCGCCGTTTGGCCGCCCATATAGCTGATCTGGGTAACTGGATCGGTATGACGGTGAACAGCCCCGGCCTTGACTTTGCCACCGGCGAGTGGAAAGAGGAAGAATTTGAGAACACCGCCGGCCTGCTCGATTACTTTGAACGCTCACTGGCCGATGGCATTGCCCAACTGGGAAAGACCACTGAAGAAGTGCTGACCGAGACCTGGACCCTGCAAAACGGCGAGCACATCATCATGGTGTGCACCAAGTACGAGATGATACGTATCGTGCTCGCACAAATGATCCATCATCGTGCGCAAATGGGTGTTTACCTGCGTCTGCTTAACATACCTATCCCTGGCAGCTATGGCCCAAGTGCCGATGAGTTGGAAGAGATGCAAAAATATCAGACAGCCTAA
- the metF gene encoding methylenetetrahydrofolate reductase [NAD(P)H], whose translation MKITQHIANANGKTLFSFELLPPMKGQSMDGIYKAIDPLMEFKPPFIDVTSSREDLFYKELPNGNIQKATYRKRPGTVAVCAAIKHKYNVDTVPHLICGGFTKEETEYALIDLQFLGIDNVLVLRGDARKTDPGFIPTPGGHCYATELLEQVVNMNNGIYLHEYQDSSYKTDFCVGVAAYPEKHFEAPNLKSDFKYLKQKIDGGADFIVTQMFFDVSKYKQFVNLCRENDINVPIIPGLKPITTAKQLINLPKIFHIDIPEDLCDAVNACKDDKQVKEVGIEWMVNQCKELVDFGVPVLHFYTMGNPEPTKRIAQAIF comes from the coding sequence ATGAAGATCACTCAACATATAGCCAACGCTAACGGCAAGACCTTATTTTCTTTTGAATTGCTTCCGCCGATGAAGGGGCAGAGCATGGATGGCATCTACAAAGCGATCGATCCGCTGATGGAGTTCAAGCCGCCGTTCATTGATGTGACCTCCTCACGCGAGGACCTTTTTTACAAAGAATTACCCAACGGCAATATTCAGAAAGCCACGTACCGCAAACGCCCGGGAACCGTGGCGGTATGCGCGGCCATCAAGCATAAGTACAATGTAGATACCGTGCCGCACCTGATCTGCGGTGGTTTTACCAAGGAAGAAACGGAGTATGCGCTTATCGACCTGCAATTTTTAGGCATCGATAACGTGCTGGTGTTGCGCGGCGATGCCCGTAAGACCGACCCCGGTTTCATCCCTACCCCAGGTGGTCACTGCTATGCTACCGAACTGTTGGAGCAGGTGGTGAACATGAATAACGGCATCTACCTGCACGAATATCAGGATTCTTCCTACAAGACCGATTTTTGCGTGGGCGTGGCCGCGTATCCCGAAAAGCACTTTGAAGCCCCCAACCTGAAAAGCGACTTCAAGTACCTCAAACAAAAGATCGATGGCGGCGCCGATTTTATCGTGACCCAAATGTTCTTCGACGTGAGTAAGTACAAGCAATTCGTTAACCTTTGCCGCGAGAACGATATTAACGTACCCATCATACCCGGACTCAAACCGATCACCACGGCCAAGCAGCTGATCAACCTGCCCAAGATCTTCCACATCGATATACCCGAGGATCTTTGCGATGCGGTGAATGCCTGCAAAGACGACAAACAAGTAAAAGAAGTAGGCATCGAGTGGATGGTCAACCAGTGCAAAGAGCTGGTGGACTTTGGCGTACCCGTACTACACTTTTATACCATGGGCAACCCTGAACCTACCAAAAGAATAGCACAAGCCATATTTTAA
- a CDS encoding hydrogen peroxide-inducible genes activator yields MTITQLEYIVAVDTYKSFVLAAEKCFVTQPTLSMQVQKLEDMLGVKIFDRTRQPIVPTEVGTEIIAQARVMLAESYKIKEIVTDRQTELSGELRIGIIPTIAPYLLPRIISRFVEQYPQVKLVVWEQTTENIIQQLKLSTIDCGILSTPLHESGLTEIPVFYENFVAYVSKSSKLHKQKNISPEDIDVEELWVLDEGHCMREQVLNICQRRKSTKGFQHFEYNTGSVDTLKRMVDQNNGATILPELALDDLSDKQLDRIRYFRSPEPAREVSIVIQRNFLKRRMIEALKTEILHFIPKRLKSKKKKELMDI; encoded by the coding sequence ATGACCATTACCCAACTGGAATACATCGTTGCTGTTGATACTTATAAAAGCTTTGTATTAGCTGCCGAAAAGTGTTTTGTGACGCAGCCCACCCTGAGCATGCAGGTTCAAAAGCTGGAAGACATGCTGGGCGTAAAGATATTTGACCGCACGCGTCAGCCCATCGTTCCTACCGAGGTGGGTACCGAGATCATTGCCCAGGCCCGGGTCATGCTGGCCGAAAGCTATAAGATCAAAGAGATCGTGACCGACCGGCAAACCGAACTTTCGGGGGAGTTACGTATCGGGATCATCCCTACCATAGCGCCATACCTGTTACCGCGCATCATCAGCCGTTTTGTAGAGCAGTACCCGCAGGTCAAATTGGTGGTGTGGGAACAAACCACCGAGAACATCATTCAGCAGCTCAAATTAAGCACGATCGATTGCGGCATCTTATCGACACCATTGCACGAAAGCGGCCTGACCGAGATACCGGTATTCTACGAAAATTTTGTGGCTTATGTATCCAAAAGCAGTAAGCTGCACAAGCAAAAGAACATCAGTCCTGAGGATATAGATGTAGAAGAATTATGGGTACTTGACGAAGGTCATTGCATGCGCGAGCAGGTGTTGAACATTTGCCAACGCCGTAAAAGCACTAAGGGCTTTCAGCACTTTGAATACAACACCGGTAGTGTGGATACCCTAAAGCGCATGGTAGACCAAAATAATGGTGCCACCATTTTACCTGAGTTGGCCCTTGACGACCTGAGCGATAAACAGCTCGACCGTATCCGTTACTTCCGCTCGCCCGAGCCGGCACGTGAGGTAAGCATCGTGATCCAGCGTAATTTTTTAAAACGCCGCATGATAGAGGCCCTCAAGACCGAGATCCTGCATTTTATCCCCAAAAGGTTAAAGAGCAAGAAAAAGAAAGAATTGATGGACATTTAA
- a CDS encoding MBL fold metallo-hydrolase: MATIKAFLNNPYQENTYLLYDETGECAIIDPGMYTAAEQDAVVNFIKAEGLKPVLLLNTHCHIDHVLGNKFVFDQYGLKPQFHKGELVVLEAMPVWSQQSGLRYELSPLPDTYLPESGSISFGNTTLELIFAPGHSPAHLCFYDVQNGIVIGGDVLFRGSIGRTDLPGGNHQQLLTNIQQKLFILPDELVVYPGHGPETTIGREKETNPFF; the protein is encoded by the coding sequence ATGGCTACCATCAAAGCATTTTTAAACAATCCGTACCAGGAAAATACTTATCTGTTATATGACGAGACCGGCGAATGTGCCATCATCGATCCGGGTATGTATACCGCTGCCGAGCAGGATGCGGTGGTCAACTTCATTAAGGCCGAAGGCTTAAAGCCGGTACTGCTGCTCAATACTCACTGCCACATCGACCATGTGCTGGGCAATAAGTTCGTATTTGATCAGTATGGGTTAAAGCCGCAGTTCCACAAAGGCGAACTGGTGGTTCTAGAGGCCATGCCGGTATGGTCGCAGCAGTCGGGCCTGAGGTATGAGTTATCGCCCTTGCCTGATACCTATTTGCCCGAGAGCGGTAGCATAAGCTTTGGCAATACCACCTTGGAGCTGATCTTTGCTCCGGGTCATTCACCTGCACACTTGTGCTTTTATGATGTGCAAAATGGTATCGTGATCGGTGGTGATGTGCTTTTCAGAGGCAGCATTGGCCGCACCGACCTCCCGGGCGGCAACCATCAGCAATTACTTACTAACATCCAGCAAAAGCTGTTCATATTGCCCGATGAGCTGGTGGTTTACCCAGGCCACGGTCCCGAGACCACCATTGGCCGCGAGAAAGAGACGAATCCTTTCTTCTAA
- a CDS encoding outer membrane beta-barrel family protein: protein MRYLFTTLFLCLFSTFLFAQNNYAVKGSVVDTASNAKLTNATVMVLNAKDSTLRKFARAGANGVFNIGPLNTGKFILLVTYPKYADYVEDFTLDSAHTTYNAGQLNLMLRSMLLASVMVKGTRAAIKIKGDTTEFNASSFTVQPNAKVEDLLKQLPGITVDKDGKITAQGQTVNKVLVDGEEFFGDDPTLVTKNLRADMVDKVQLYDKSSDQAAFTGIDDGNKSKTINIKLKEDKKNGYFGKVEAGIGTKKFYQEQAAFNKFRGKEKISAYGTLANTGKTGLGWEDANKYGTGGNNVEFVDGGINISGNGNDDIEGWSGRYSGDGLPVARAGGAHYDNKWNGDKVTVNGNYKIGSLTVTGDRNVLSQNNIAGTAAIPASSIITNSDQNFKNYVFRQKADGAFNFKLDSLSNLKIAFDGTLKSSDTESSYRATSNRKNTETLEEKLLNNNSRDLSTDGDQKTFNFSALYTKKFKKVGRTISATVSQTIDRNDNTGFLLSNTEVYNTAGGLASSQKVDQFKVNDINTNIFNSNIAYSEPFSKSTSILLNYGIGVSNSTADRRSFNKSGTGRYDALVDSLSNNYRLDQFTQQGGAIFNYKKDKTTFNFGTKLAVVDFQQLNKVNDREFDRHFVNWNPQLSYQYRFSQQKSFRFNYNGNTRQPTIDQIQPIIINIDPTNLILGNPDLRPSFTNRFQVTYNTYKVLSNRSLWINGSYSFTSNPIVSNITTNAANGYTVSQSVNLSGQTPTNYSVYASTDSKVKFLWSMNIGIYTSVNGSTSFNMVRTVNNNTVSEALNRTVSNNLGGGLSIQRFVEKKFDIWASFGPTYNTGRSSLNPDLNNNGFGFTTNHYINFYLPAKLVLGTDGYYEYRAPTRSFNEDFKRFIANVYLTKSFLKDESLKLKVTVNDVFNQNQGFSRNAYGAYITQTTNTTIKRYALFSLIYDFSKMGGGAAKK from the coding sequence ATGAGATATCTATTCACAACACTATTCCTCTGTCTATTCAGTACTTTTTTATTCGCACAAAACAATTACGCTGTAAAAGGAAGCGTGGTCGACACTGCTTCCAATGCCAAACTCACCAATGCCACCGTGATGGTGCTGAACGCCAAGGATTCTACCTTGCGTAAATTTGCCCGTGCCGGCGCTAATGGCGTTTTTAACATCGGTCCGCTCAATACAGGTAAGTTCATCTTGTTGGTGACCTACCCTAAGTACGCCGATTACGTAGAAGATTTCACACTTGATTCGGCGCATACCACTTACAACGCCGGGCAGCTCAACCTCATGTTGCGGTCGATGCTGTTAGCCAGCGTAATGGTAAAGGGTACCCGCGCTGCCATCAAGATCAAGGGCGACACCACCGAATTCAATGCCTCCAGCTTTACCGTACAACCTAACGCCAAGGTGGAAGACCTCCTTAAACAGCTACCCGGCATCACCGTAGATAAGGATGGCAAGATCACCGCCCAGGGCCAAACCGTGAACAAGGTATTGGTAGACGGCGAAGAGTTTTTTGGTGATGACCCTACCCTGGTGACCAAGAACCTTCGCGCAGACATGGTAGATAAAGTACAACTCTATGATAAATCGAGCGATCAGGCTGCTTTTACGGGTATCGATGATGGCAATAAATCCAAGACCATCAATATCAAATTGAAGGAGGACAAGAAGAACGGCTACTTCGGTAAGGTAGAGGCCGGTATAGGGACAAAGAAATTTTACCAGGAACAAGCGGCCTTTAACAAATTCAGGGGCAAGGAAAAGATATCGGCTTATGGAACTTTGGCCAATACGGGCAAAACAGGCCTGGGCTGGGAGGATGCCAATAAATACGGTACCGGCGGCAACAACGTTGAATTTGTGGATGGGGGCATCAACATTTCGGGCAACGGTAATGACGATATAGAGGGATGGAGCGGCCGTTACAGTGGTGATGGCTTACCGGTGGCCAGGGCCGGTGGCGCACACTATGACAATAAATGGAATGGCGACAAAGTGACCGTGAACGGCAACTACAAGATCGGTTCATTGACCGTGACAGGCGACCGCAACGTGTTATCGCAAAATAACATCGCTGGCACTGCGGCTATCCCTGCCAGCTCGATCATCACTAACTCCGACCAAAATTTCAAGAACTACGTATTCAGGCAAAAGGCCGATGGTGCCTTTAATTTCAAGCTCGATAGCTTATCGAACCTGAAGATCGCTTTTGATGGCACCTTAAAAAGCAGCGATACCGAAAGCTCGTACCGTGCCACCAGCAACCGTAAAAACACCGAAACGCTTGAAGAGAAGTTACTGAATAACAACAGCCGTGACCTGAGCACCGATGGTGACCAGAAAACGTTCAACTTTAGCGCATTGTACACCAAAAAGTTCAAGAAAGTAGGACGTACCATATCGGCTACCGTTTCACAAACGATCGACCGTAATGACAATACCGGTTTCCTGTTATCAAATACCGAGGTGTACAATACCGCGGGCGGCCTGGCATCATCGCAAAAGGTGGATCAGTTCAAGGTGAATGATATCAACACCAACATCTTTAACAGTAACATCGCTTACAGCGAGCCCTTCTCTAAATCAACATCTATATTATTGAATTACGGTATTGGCGTCAGTAACAGCACTGCCGACCGCCGTTCGTTCAACAAGTCGGGCACGGGCAGGTATGATGCACTTGTCGACTCGTTGAGTAACAATTACCGTTTAGATCAGTTCACCCAGCAGGGCGGTGCTATCTTTAACTATAAAAAGGATAAGACCACCTTTAACTTTGGCACCAAGCTGGCGGTGGTCGACTTTCAGCAACTGAACAAAGTGAACGACCGCGAGTTCGATCGCCACTTTGTGAACTGGAACCCTCAGCTCAGCTACCAATACCGGTTCTCGCAGCAAAAGTCATTCAGGTTCAATTATAACGGTAACACCCGTCAACCTACTATTGATCAAATACAGCCGATCATCATCAACATCGACCCTACCAACCTGATCTTGGGTAACCCTGATCTGCGTCCATCGTTCACCAACCGTTTCCAGGTCACTTACAACACCTACAAAGTGTTGAGCAACCGCTCGCTTTGGATCAACGGCTCCTATTCGTTCACCAGTAACCCGATCGTAAGCAATATAACCACCAACGCCGCCAATGGCTATACCGTTAGCCAGTCGGTGAATTTGAGCGGACAAACGCCTACCAATTATTCGGTTTACGCCAGCACCGATAGCAAGGTCAAGTTCTTGTGGAGTATGAATATCGGTATTTACACCAGTGTGAACGGTAGTACCTCTTTTAACATGGTGCGTACAGTGAACAACAATACCGTTAGCGAGGCCCTTAACCGCACCGTTTCCAACAATCTGGGCGGCGGTTTAAGCATACAGCGCTTTGTAGAAAAGAAATTCGATATCTGGGCGTCGTTCGGTCCTACCTATAACACCGGTAGATCATCGCTTAACCCTGACCTTAATAACAACGGCTTTGGCTTTACTACTAACCATTACATCAACTTTTACCTGCCAGCCAAATTGGTGTTAGGCACCGATGGTTATTACGAGTACCGTGCTCCTACAAGATCGTTCAACGAAGATTTCAAGCGCTTTATCGCTAACGTTTACCTGACCAAATCATTCCTAAAAGATGAGAGCCTGAAATTAAAGGTCACCGTGAACGATGTGTTCAACCAGAACCAGGGCTTTTCGCGTAACGCCTACGGCGCTTACATCACCCAAACCACTAACACCACTATCAAACGATACGCGTTGTTCTCGCTCATTTACGACTTTAGTAAGATGGGTGGCGGCGCAGCAAAAAAATAA